The Echinicola rosea genome has a segment encoding these proteins:
- a CDS encoding YwbE family protein, with protein sequence MPDGKNRKDIQIGDLVEVVQKHHQRTGELTEGLVKRILTKSPQHPHGIKVQLDTGEVGRVKNIIEED encoded by the coding sequence ATGCCTGACGGGAAAAATAGAAAGGATATTCAAATTGGAGACTTGGTAGAGGTCGTCCAGAAACATCACCAGCGAACTGGAGAATTAACGGAGGGCTTGGTGAAAAGAATTTTGACCAAATCGCCACAACATCCCCATGGAATCAAGGTGCAACTCGATACTGGCGAAGTGGGTAGAGTGAAAAATATTATCGAGGAAGACTAA
- a CDS encoding SulP family inorganic anion transporter, with product MTQMFFNLFRPKQSSLKDEVLSGFTVALALVPEAVAFSFIAQVSPLVGLYSAFFIGLITAILGGRPGMISGATGAIAVVVVALVVTHGVEYLFAAVVLMGIIQVLVGVLKLGKLIRLVPHPVMYGFVNGLAVIIFTSQFEQFKIETSPGVKEWISGPPLWIMLALVVLTMVIIKFLPKLTKVIPSALAAILVISGIVIFGNIDTRTVGDMASISGGLPEFHLPMVPLNWETIMIILPYSAIMAGVGLIESLLTLTLVDEITETRGNGNKECIAQGVANVTTGFFGGMGGCAMIGQSLINVNAGGRNRISGIVAACGLLTFILFFSSYIEMIPMAALVGLMFMVAIGTFEWASLKIFKKVPTSDVLVMIVVMLVTVFLHNLALAVLVGVIIAALVFAWENSKMIRARKRVDENGVKHYEIYGPLFFASAQAFGEKFDPVNDPEEIIIDFAESRIVDHSGIDAVHKVTERYDKAGKTVYIRHLSTSSKTLLEKAEKIINVNYADNDPSYKIVMD from the coding sequence ATGACACAAATGTTCTTTAACCTATTTCGTCCTAAGCAATCCAGCTTAAAGGATGAAGTATTATCTGGCTTTACCGTAGCCTTGGCCTTGGTGCCCGAAGCAGTAGCCTTTTCTTTTATTGCACAGGTTTCCCCATTGGTAGGGCTATATTCGGCCTTTTTCATTGGTCTGATCACTGCTATACTAGGAGGACGGCCCGGAATGATCTCAGGGGCTACCGGTGCTATAGCCGTAGTGGTAGTCGCTTTGGTCGTGACCCACGGTGTAGAATACCTCTTCGCGGCCGTGGTCTTGATGGGAATAATCCAAGTACTCGTCGGGGTATTAAAACTAGGCAAACTGATCCGGCTGGTGCCCCATCCCGTAATGTACGGCTTTGTCAATGGACTTGCAGTGATCATTTTCACTTCACAATTCGAACAGTTTAAGATAGAAACAAGCCCTGGGGTAAAAGAGTGGATCTCAGGTCCTCCGTTATGGATCATGCTGGCCCTTGTGGTCTTGACCATGGTCATCATTAAGTTTTTACCGAAGCTCACCAAAGTAATCCCTTCAGCATTGGCCGCTATCCTGGTGATCTCAGGCATTGTGATTTTTGGAAACATCGATACCAGAACGGTCGGCGATATGGCGTCTATCTCAGGTGGCCTTCCGGAATTTCATTTACCGATGGTACCATTAAACTGGGAGACAATTATGATCATTCTACCATACTCGGCCATCATGGCCGGTGTGGGATTGATTGAGAGCCTTCTGACCCTAACGCTGGTAGATGAGATTACTGAAACAAGGGGAAATGGAAACAAAGAATGCATCGCCCAAGGAGTGGCCAATGTCACTACGGGCTTCTTTGGCGGCATGGGAGGATGTGCCATGATCGGGCAAAGCCTTATCAACGTCAACGCAGGTGGTCGGAACAGGATTTCCGGCATCGTAGCTGCATGTGGTTTACTGACCTTTATCCTATTCTTTTCTTCTTACATCGAAATGATCCCAATGGCTGCTTTGGTGGGGTTGATGTTCATGGTAGCCATAGGGACCTTTGAGTGGGCCTCCTTAAAAATCTTCAAAAAAGTACCCACTTCTGACGTCTTGGTAATGATTGTGGTGATGTTGGTAACGGTATTTTTGCACAACCTGGCATTGGCGGTATTGGTAGGTGTAATTATCGCTGCATTGGTTTTTGCCTGGGAAAACTCCAAAATGATCCGTGCCAGGAAGCGGGTAGATGAAAATGGTGTGAAGCACTATGAAATCTATGGCCCACTCTTCTTTGCGTCAGCACAGGCTTTTGGAGAAAAATTCGATCCTGTAAATGACCCTGAAGAAATTATCATTGATTTTGCTGAAAGCAGAATCGTTGACCATTCCGGCATAGATGCTGTGCACAAAGTGACCGAAAGGTACGATAAAGCCGGAAAAACGGTCTATATCCGACACCTCAGCACCAGTTCCAAAACCTTATTGGAAAAAGCGGAAAAAATCATAAACGTCAATTATGCCGATAATGATCCAAGCTATAAAATAGTAATGGATTAA
- a CDS encoding YjbH domain-containing protein, with the protein MKQAITHLLGLFLVLILGYQQAVAQINFIGKPGYMTTPSAAWDEDRRLGLSFGYVPRNHSKDINPGANTPVDLNTLNFYNVRAGITRFMEINFTVTYRPLLPDQIGIGDRQVDFRFHLLREKKYRPSLVLGITPPGSAAPFMSQDYLVATKNIEAGILDFQFSVGYGSPYVIKKNRGEDSSTWVIALKEKFYNSRYLVGFFGGMEVKPVEWGGVMVEYNTSTINAGAFIDVKDWLTFSAYTFEGKSWAFNVALQFGLDFKPKELRAYEKNH; encoded by the coding sequence TTGAAACAGGCTATAACACATCTGCTAGGTTTGTTTTTGGTGCTGATATTGGGCTATCAACAGGCCGTAGCCCAAATCAACTTTATAGGAAAGCCAGGATATATGACCACTCCTTCAGCAGCATGGGATGAGGATAGGCGCTTAGGGCTGTCCTTCGGGTATGTTCCCAGAAACCATTCCAAGGACATCAATCCTGGTGCTAATACACCGGTTGATTTGAATACGCTGAATTTTTATAATGTAAGGGCGGGGATTACCCGTTTCATGGAGATCAACTTTACGGTTACGTACAGGCCTTTGCTCCCTGATCAGATTGGTATAGGAGATAGGCAAGTGGATTTTCGATTTCACCTGTTACGAGAAAAAAAATACCGCCCTTCGCTGGTGCTAGGGATAACACCTCCGGGATCTGCGGCGCCATTTATGTCCCAGGATTACTTGGTGGCTACCAAGAATATTGAGGCGGGAATTTTGGATTTTCAGTTTAGTGTTGGGTATGGATCACCTTATGTCATAAAGAAAAATAGGGGAGAGGACTCTTCCACTTGGGTGATTGCACTAAAGGAGAAATTCTATAATTCACGCTACCTAGTTGGTTTTTTTGGAGGAATGGAAGTAAAACCCGTGGAATGGGGAGGCGTCATGGTAGAGTACAATACCAGCACCATAAACGCCGGTGCCTTTATAGATGTAAAAGATTGGCTGACCTTTAGTGCTTACACCTTTGAGGGGAAGTCCTGGGCCTTCAATGTCGCATTGCAGTTTGGGCTGGATTTCAAACCTAAAGAGCTTAGGGCTTATGAGAAGAATCACTGA
- a CDS encoding YdcF family protein, whose protein sequence is MLNPLLWAMVLLLAGLGFRNRQIKNRFCWAALAILVFFSNPFMSKQVSEIWEHEIRTAREVELGQRPVVLLGGMAESWPGMDRPIFLKGGDRLIGALELLQHSEQNMLLISGGAFYKRDVLPEASFIKSFLTNQDMIPNPIVAESTSTNTAQNARYCREIFTRHDWPMDIVLVSSAFHLYRARKCFEKQGFQVETFATDPLESRTPKPIIHAFIPNLQSLITWEYLFKEWLGTLYYYLKGEI, encoded by the coding sequence TTGTTGAATCCTTTGCTATGGGCGATGGTGTTGTTGTTGGCTGGTTTAGGCTTTCGCAATCGCCAAATTAAAAACAGGTTTTGTTGGGCTGCTTTGGCCATTTTGGTCTTTTTTTCCAACCCGTTTATGTCCAAGCAGGTGTCGGAGATTTGGGAACATGAGATTCGGACAGCCAGGGAAGTGGAGTTAGGTCAGCGGCCAGTGGTCTTATTGGGTGGAATGGCAGAATCATGGCCGGGTATGGACAGGCCTATATTTCTCAAAGGTGGTGACCGATTGATCGGAGCACTGGAGTTGCTTCAACATTCTGAGCAGAACATGCTCCTTATAAGTGGCGGTGCTTTCTATAAACGAGATGTGCTGCCGGAGGCTAGTTTTATTAAATCATTTTTGACCAATCAAGACATGATTCCAAATCCTATTGTGGCGGAATCAACATCAACTAATACTGCACAAAATGCCCGTTATTGCCGTGAAATTTTCACGCGGCATGATTGGCCTATGGACATTGTTCTGGTGAGTTCTGCTTTTCATCTCTACAGGGCCAGAAAATGTTTTGAAAAGCAAGGTTTCCAGGTGGAGACCTTTGCCACGGATCCACTTGAAAGTAGGACTCCAAAGCCCATCATCCATGCTTTTATTCCCAATCTTCAAAGTCTAATTACTTGGGAATACTTGTTTAAAGAATGGCTTGGAACGCTTTACTATTACTTAAAAGGGGAAATCTAA
- a CDS encoding glycosyltransferase family 2 protein — protein sequence MKVSLVTACYNSADTLQDTIDSICRQLYDDIEYIVVDGGSTDGTLEIIQRNANCIDYWISEPDNGLYDAMNKGIRAATGDVVGIINSDDFYHRDDAISRVVDCFERTGKDCVYADVRFVSPENLEKTVRYYSSKRFHHGLFKKGLMPAHPTFFTYKKYFDELGYYRTDYRIAADFELLLRYLYKYGLTYAYMPVDLIKMRTGGVSTQYLKNNWTINRENLKACRDHGLYTNYFHLYSRYFNKVFEFVPTMW from the coding sequence ATGAAAGTTTCTTTAGTTACTGCCTGCTATAATTCAGCAGACACCTTGCAAGATACCATTGACAGCATATGTCGCCAGTTGTACGATGATATTGAATATATCGTTGTTGATGGAGGCTCCACGGACGGTACCTTGGAGATTATCCAACGGAATGCCAATTGTATAGACTATTGGATTTCAGAACCTGATAATGGTCTTTATGATGCCATGAATAAAGGGATTCGTGCTGCCACAGGAGATGTGGTTGGGATTATTAATTCAGATGATTTTTATCATCGAGATGATGCAATTTCCAGGGTCGTAGATTGTTTTGAGCGTACTGGTAAGGATTGTGTTTATGCTGATGTCCGATTTGTTTCACCAGAAAATTTGGAAAAAACGGTTAGGTATTATTCCTCTAAGCGTTTTCATCATGGGTTGTTTAAAAAGGGCTTAATGCCTGCCCATCCGACATTTTTTACCTATAAGAAATACTTTGATGAACTGGGGTATTACAGGACTGACTATCGGATTGCTGCAGATTTTGAATTGCTATTACGCTATTTGTACAAATATGGGCTGACCTACGCTTATATGCCTGTAGATCTGATCAAGATGCGTACGGGTGGGGTAAGTACCCAATACCTAAAGAATAATTGGACCATCAATCGGGAAAACTTGAAAGCATGTAGAGATCATGGGCTATACACCAATTATTTCCATTTGTATTCCCGTTATTTTAATAAAGTTTTTGAGTTTGTTCCGACCATGTGGTGA
- the map gene encoding type I methionyl aminopeptidase, which produces MSITQEAELQGMQRASEAVGTTLKSMRQYAQPGMTTKELDEYGGAILKEFGAKSAPYETYGFPGFTCISINKEAAHGVPSTTKVLKEGDLINIDVSAELGGFWSDNGGSFVLGRDIYHHQPLVDASKEILKKAISNIKGGVKIADIGFLIEREAKKRGYKVIKNLAGHGVGKSLHEKPDDILNFGVKSNKERFKKNSTVAVETFISTNSNYADTLSDGWTLVGDKGGFVTQHEHTILITDGHPQILTKSNGIWD; this is translated from the coding sequence ATGTCCATCACCCAAGAAGCTGAATTACAAGGAATGCAACGCGCCAGTGAAGCCGTAGGAACAACGCTAAAATCAATGCGCCAATATGCCCAACCGGGAATGACTACAAAAGAGCTTGACGAATATGGCGGTGCTATCCTAAAGGAATTCGGTGCAAAGTCAGCTCCTTATGAAACGTATGGCTTCCCAGGATTCACCTGCATCAGCATAAACAAGGAAGCAGCCCATGGGGTACCTTCCACTACCAAGGTGCTAAAAGAAGGGGATTTGATCAATATAGATGTATCTGCAGAACTGGGCGGTTTTTGGTCGGATAATGGGGGATCATTTGTCCTGGGCCGAGACATTTATCATCACCAACCTCTCGTCGATGCTTCCAAGGAGATTCTTAAAAAGGCCATTTCCAATATCAAAGGTGGGGTAAAAATAGCCGATATCGGCTTTTTGATAGAGCGTGAAGCCAAAAAGAGAGGCTATAAGGTGATCAAAAACCTTGCAGGTCATGGCGTGGGAAAAAGTCTCCATGAAAAGCCAGATGACATTCTAAATTTTGGGGTAAAAAGCAACAAGGAACGCTTTAAGAAAAACTCAACTGTAGCGGTAGAAACATTCATTTCCACCAATTCAAACTACGCCGACACCCTCAGTGATGGTTGGACACTGGTAGGAGACAAAGGCGGTTTTGTCACACAGCATGAACATACTATTCTGATAACAGACGGTCATCCGCAGATCCTTACCAAATCAAACGGAATCTGGGACTGA
- the cfa gene encoding cyclopropane fatty acyl phospholipid synthase, whose protein sequence is MDSYKKTITELLEFAGIQLNGSAPHDPQVHHDHFYKRVMREGSLGLGEAYLEGWWDCERLDEFFHRILRANLDQKVKGNLKVLWQGAKARLFNLQTKHHSKDIIVQHYNVGNDLYEKMLDQYMMYSCGYWEAADNLDEAQEHKLELICQKLKLTPGLRVLDIGCGWGGFAAYAAKNYHVEVVGITLSKEQAKLAKQRCEGLPVEIRLQDYRDVKEPFDRILSIGMMEHVGAKNHREYMKTVYQNLKDDGISLVHTIGNNASYQYTDPWIDKYIFPNSLIPSAAQLTSAMEGYLLLEDWHNFGLHYDYTLMAWLERFRMAWGGLKKEYGHTFYRMWEYYLTCCAGSFRARKNQLWQVVMVKDTFKGDYKAVRAVNQSHSV, encoded by the coding sequence ATGGACTCCTATAAAAAGACCATAACTGAGTTGTTGGAATTTGCAGGTATTCAGCTGAACGGGTCAGCTCCCCATGACCCCCAGGTACACCATGATCATTTTTACAAGCGGGTGATGAGAGAGGGGTCGCTCGGCCTTGGAGAGGCTTATTTGGAAGGCTGGTGGGATTGTGAGCGGCTTGATGAATTTTTTCACCGGATTTTACGGGCGAACCTCGATCAGAAGGTAAAGGGAAACCTAAAAGTCCTCTGGCAAGGGGCCAAAGCGAGGCTTTTTAACCTTCAAACCAAGCACCATTCTAAGGACATCATTGTACAACATTATAATGTAGGGAATGACCTCTACGAAAAGATGTTGGATCAGTACATGATGTACAGTTGTGGCTATTGGGAGGCGGCTGATAACTTGGACGAGGCGCAAGAACATAAATTGGAGCTGATCTGTCAAAAGCTCAAATTAACACCTGGCCTGAGGGTTTTGGATATTGGGTGCGGTTGGGGTGGTTTTGCCGCTTATGCGGCAAAAAATTACCATGTAGAAGTAGTAGGCATTACCCTTTCAAAAGAACAAGCCAAACTGGCCAAGCAGCGATGTGAAGGACTCCCAGTGGAAATCAGGTTGCAGGATTACCGGGATGTGAAGGAGCCGTTTGACCGTATTTTGTCTATTGGAATGATGGAGCACGTAGGGGCCAAAAACCACCGTGAGTACATGAAAACCGTTTACCAAAACCTGAAGGATGATGGGATTTCCTTGGTGCATACCATTGGCAACAATGCCTCGTACCAATATACGGATCCCTGGATCGATAAATACATCTTTCCCAATAGTCTGATACCTTCAGCTGCTCAATTGACCAGTGCCATGGAAGGCTATCTTTTGTTAGAAGACTGGCATAATTTCGGATTGCATTACGATTATACGTTGATGGCTTGGTTGGAGCGTTTTCGTATGGCATGGGGTGGCTTGAAAAAGGAATACGGCCACACTTTTTACCGGATGTGGGAATACTATCTTACCTGCTGTGCCGGATCTTTCCGCGCTCGTAAAAACCAACTTTGGCAGGTGGTCATGGTGAAAGATACCTTTAAAGGAGATTATAAAGCAGTTCGCGCTGTCAATCAAAGCCATTCGGTATAA
- a CDS encoding YjbH domain-containing protein → MRRITDVFLTLLLVFLAGGTILRAQGVMDPGTLEEALYRYGFEQIHIREVEDSLEVFFEHRNFRNPKQSMAFAKRIIEDTGSDKPLILIPSYHNQPMGAYAGNQGSFRQLDVEQWGYFKKNNTKMGGYRFHFRIMPEVSARFGYYERPVQAKTNIIIDTRIYLLPGLSVQTGVLFPIQNSLDNQDMLPKLAPSQLTYFRHFMADHYFMASAGTFFSNRYGADFQYRYAPLESRWSVGVEVAYTGFYYLQSSQFYMENPNDWMLIGDVEYRTPIEDVSLKLSGGQFLYKDRGARLDMIKQFGNVDIGVFGALSKAGNTIGFQFAFPLYPGKILRGKKLELRTTEEFRWEYNYHNENSIVQGFRTGTPKLTDISRQYNGRFIRGY, encoded by the coding sequence ATGAGAAGAATCACTGATGTTTTTTTAACGCTGCTGTTGGTGTTTTTAGCAGGAGGGACAATTTTACGAGCTCAAGGTGTGATGGATCCGGGTACATTGGAAGAGGCCTTGTACCGATATGGGTTTGAGCAAATACATATCAGGGAGGTTGAAGATAGTTTGGAGGTGTTTTTTGAACATCGGAATTTTCGAAATCCCAAGCAAAGCATGGCTTTTGCGAAACGAATAATAGAGGACACAGGATCGGACAAACCACTGATTCTGATACCTTCATATCATAACCAACCGATGGGAGCTTATGCTGGGAATCAAGGTTCCTTTCGACAATTAGACGTTGAACAATGGGGTTACTTTAAAAAGAACAACACCAAAATGGGTGGCTACCGTTTTCATTTTAGGATTATGCCTGAAGTGTCAGCCCGTTTTGGATATTACGAACGGCCGGTCCAGGCCAAGACCAATATCATCATCGATACCCGAATTTATCTTTTGCCTGGCTTGAGTGTTCAGACGGGGGTACTTTTTCCCATCCAAAATTCACTGGACAATCAGGACATGCTGCCAAAGCTGGCTCCAAGCCAGTTGACATATTTTAGACACTTTATGGCTGACCACTATTTTATGGCGAGTGCAGGAACATTTTTTTCCAACCGCTATGGAGCAGATTTTCAGTATAGATATGCCCCCTTGGAAAGTCGGTGGAGTGTGGGGGTAGAAGTCGCTTACACGGGGTTTTATTACCTACAATCCAGCCAGTTTTATATGGAAAATCCAAATGATTGGATGCTCATCGGAGATGTGGAATACCGTACTCCTATAGAGGACGTAAGCCTAAAACTAAGCGGAGGGCAATTTTTGTATAAAGATAGAGGTGCAAGGCTGGACATGATCAAACAATTTGGAAATGTAGATATAGGGGTTTTTGGGGCGCTTTCAAAAGCCGGAAATACCATTGGTTTTCAGTTTGCATTCCCATTGTACCCAGGAAAGATATTACGCGGAAAGAAGCTAGAGTTAAGGACGACAGAAGAATTCAGGTGGGAATACAATTATCACAATGAGAATTCCATCGTTCAAGGTTTTAGAACAGGTACACCCAAATTAACCGATATATCAAGGCAGTATAATGGTAGGTTTATCAGGGGGTACTGA
- a CDS encoding LytR/AlgR family response regulator transcription factor yields the protein MLNAIAIDDEPMALEVIKSHTSKVPFVTLLDTFTNAFKALDYLQDHAVDLIFLDIKMPDISGMEFAELPQHNPMIIFTTAYSEHAVKSFELDAVDYLLKPFSLPRFIKACTKANELWMLKNQHTSENTSIFLKTGYEQVKVKLEDILFLEASGNYVTFQTPENKILTRMTFSDAEKLLPSYFCRIHRSFIANKSKIDKIERHQVTIGKHTVPIGSSYADNIQVDNIQ from the coding sequence ATGCTGAACGCTATCGCCATCGATGACGAACCTATGGCCTTGGAAGTAATCAAAAGCCATACTTCCAAGGTCCCCTTTGTGACCCTGTTGGACACTTTTACCAATGCCTTTAAGGCCTTGGACTATTTGCAGGATCATGCTGTGGACCTGATCTTTTTGGACATTAAAATGCCGGATATTTCCGGGATGGAATTTGCAGAGCTCCCTCAGCATAATCCCATGATTATTTTTACCACTGCCTATTCAGAACATGCCGTTAAGAGCTTTGAGCTGGACGCAGTCGATTACCTGCTGAAGCCCTTTTCCCTTCCCCGCTTCATCAAGGCCTGTACCAAAGCAAACGAGCTCTGGATGCTAAAAAACCAACACACTTCCGAAAACACTTCTATATTCCTCAAAACAGGCTATGAGCAAGTCAAGGTAAAGCTGGAAGATATTCTTTTCCTGGAAGCATCAGGAAATTATGTCACTTTCCAAACACCCGAAAATAAGATTTTGACAAGAATGACCTTTTCAGATGCTGAAAAGTTATTGCCAAGCTACTTTTGCCGCATCCATCGTTCGTTCATTGCCAATAAGTCAAAAATTGATAAAATAGAAAGACACCAAGTCACCATTGGAAAACATACCGTTCCTATTGGAAGCAGTTATGCCGATAATATTCAAGTAGATAATATACAGTAG
- a CDS encoding glycosyltransferase family 4 protein — protein MQVVLTLILSFTVGLMVIPMVILWIKKKNILDLPGGRKIHKRSVPSMGGIGIMIAFFAGILGSLSASDYSQYTYVFCAVLVLTMIGFWDDRKDMRASHKLIGQLFAFFLVVVLGDIRIESFYGFLGIYALPISVSYALSIFMLVGLTNAYNLIDGLDGLAGTLGAISCGFLGVWFMYAGYAVEGIICLGMLGSLMAFLIYNWHPAKVFMGDTGSLPIGCFIAVFALLFIRENGEMHPSAVYKFHAPITAGLSLMVICSYDTLRVFLRRIRRGKSPFTPDKSHVHHFLMRMGHGHDQVAMFLGAIKLLFLGMVIMCSGLNEHLMFPFVVGLTIAFGSLINVVTLKRMRAKVRKSPPISQRYPIKPTATIKSKSTWEDEPVLES, from the coding sequence ATGCAAGTAGTTTTGACCCTAATTTTATCTTTTACAGTTGGATTGATGGTAATCCCCATGGTTATTTTATGGATCAAGAAGAAAAATATTCTGGATTTGCCCGGTGGACGAAAGATCCACAAACGCTCAGTACCCTCCATGGGAGGGATAGGCATTATGATCGCTTTCTTTGCGGGAATACTAGGAAGCCTGTCTGCTAGTGATTATTCCCAATACACTTATGTTTTTTGTGCCGTCCTGGTTCTGACAATGATCGGTTTTTGGGATGACAGAAAAGATATGAGGGCCAGTCATAAGTTAATTGGACAGTTGTTTGCTTTCTTTCTGGTGGTGGTATTGGGGGATATTCGAATAGAGAGTTTTTATGGATTTTTGGGGATTTATGCATTACCCATTTCCGTTAGTTATGCGTTGTCCATATTTATGCTAGTAGGACTAACCAATGCTTATAACTTAATTGATGGTCTTGATGGTTTAGCGGGGACATTGGGGGCTATATCCTGTGGTTTTTTGGGCGTCTGGTTTATGTATGCAGGGTATGCTGTTGAAGGGATTATCTGTTTGGGCATGCTGGGAAGTTTGATGGCTTTTTTGATTTATAATTGGCATCCAGCAAAGGTTTTTATGGGAGATACGGGTTCGTTGCCCATAGGGTGTTTTATCGCGGTTTTTGCACTACTCTTTATTCGTGAAAATGGGGAAATGCATCCTTCTGCAGTGTATAAGTTTCATGCGCCCATTACCGCTGGGCTTTCTCTTATGGTGATTTGTAGCTACGATACGTTAAGGGTGTTTTTAAGAAGGATAAGGAGGGGAAAATCACCCTTTACACCGGATAAGTCGCATGTCCATCATTTTCTAATGAGAATGGGACATGGTCATGATCAAGTGGCCATGTTCCTAGGGGCTATTAAATTGCTCTTTTTGGGCATGGTCATCATGTGCAGTGGGTTAAATGAGCATTTGATGTTTCCCTTTGTGGTGGGCTTGACCATCGCCTTTGGCAGTTTGATCAATGTGGTAACACTGAAAAGGATGCGTGCCAAAGTCAGAAAATCTCCCCCCATTTCACAGCGATATCCCATCAAGCCAACTGCCACGATAAAATCTAAGTCCACCTGGGAGGACGAACCAGTGCTGGAAAGCTAA
- a CDS encoding outer membrane beta-barrel protein produces the protein MRKTTLLIALLWGMTSPLYAQIEFNNLGIGLTYWHRNYSGMDERGFLPNYPGEGGFSKGAVMPSVSGELTLTDKFALDGRVGFWRGNYSGETLFSDGRTLSGKNRQTIIPISLGLMYVKDDIDYGNVRVFGGIGANQYLIHNDVKMTYGNGEGTTYGQSQTAIRYGYYAKLGMEYFLTYYISVGFDLRYNGGKYQQQGVNTEEVYQVDIKGPEAGFSLHIHFDDEY, from the coding sequence ATGAGAAAAACCACGCTTTTAATTGCCTTGTTATGGGGCATGACAAGCCCCTTATATGCCCAAATAGAGTTTAATAATTTGGGAATTGGCTTGACCTATTGGCATAGAAATTATAGTGGAATGGATGAAAGAGGCTTCCTGCCCAATTATCCGGGCGAAGGAGGTTTTTCTAAAGGTGCTGTTATGCCAAGTGTAAGTGGAGAATTGACCCTTACTGATAAATTTGCGCTTGACGGTAGGGTTGGTTTTTGGAGAGGAAATTATTCTGGAGAAACCCTGTTTTCTGATGGGAGGACACTTTCTGGAAAAAACAGGCAGACAATCATTCCGATATCCCTTGGCTTAATGTATGTCAAAGACGACATTGATTATGGGAATGTCCGTGTTTTTGGAGGGATTGGGGCCAACCAATACCTGATTCATAACGATGTCAAAATGACTTATGGAAATGGAGAGGGAACCACCTATGGGCAATCCCAAACCGCGATAAGGTATGGCTATTACGCCAAATTAGGCATGGAATACTTTCTTACTTATTACATTTCCGTGGGATTTGACCTTCGCTATAATGGTGGAAAATACCAGCAGCAAGGGGTGAATACAGAAGAAGTCTATCAGGTGGATATAAAAGGCCCGGAAGCAGGTTTTTCGCTACATATCCACTTTGATGATGAATATTAA